ATGCCCTTGTCGACGTACTCGCGAAGGAAGACGCCCGCGTCGTCGCGGCTGTAGCCGAAGGTCATCTGCGTCAGGTCGTTCGTGCCGAAGCTGAAGAACTCGGCCTGTGCGGCGATCTGGTCGGCGGTGATCGCGGCGCGGGGCACCTCGATCATCGTGCCGACGAGGTACTTGCACTTCTTTTTCTTGGCCTTGAAGACCTGCTGGGCCTCGTCGTGCAGGTGCTCGATGAGGTAGCTCAGCTCCTTGTCCGTGCCGGCGAGCGGGATCATGATCTCCGGAACGATGTTCCCACCGACCTGAAGCGCCGCTTCCAGGATCGCCCGCACCTGCATGCGGAGGATCTCGGGATACGTCACGGCCAGTCGGCAACCACGGTGGCCGAGCATCGGGTTCGACTCGTGCAGTGCGGTGATGCGAGCGCGGACCTCGTCGGGCGTGACGCCGGTGTTGCCGGCGATGAGCTCGATCTCCTTGTACTGGTCGACGTGCGGCAGGAACTCGTGCAGCGGCGGGTCGAGCAGGCGGATCGTGACGGGCAGGCCCTTCATCGCCTTGAACAGGCCGGCGAAGTCCTTCCGCTGGATGGGCAGAAGCTTCTTGAGCGCCTTCTCGCGACCCTTGGTGGTGGTCGCGAGGATCATCTCGCGCATCGGGCCGCGCCGCTCCGGCTCGAAGAACATGTGCTCAGTCCGGCAAAGCCCGATGCCCTCGGCACCAAACTCGCGGGCCTTCTTGCTGTCGGCCGGCGTGTCAGCGTTGGTGCGGACGTTGAGCTTGCGGAACTTGTCCGCCAGCGTCATGAGTTTCTTGAAGTTGCGATCCGGCTCCGGGTCCTGCGTCGGGACTTCACCGTCGAGGACGTCACCCGTGGTGCCGTCGATCGAGAGGAAGTCGCCTGGGCCGTAGACCTTTCCGTTGATCGTGGCAGTCTCCTTGGAGGCGTTGATCTCAACGGCGCCGGCGCCGCAGACACACGGCTTGCCCCAGCCGCGGGCGACGACGGCCGCGTGGCTCGTCTTGCCGCCGGTGCTGGTGAGAATGCCCTGAGCGGCGTGCATGCCGTCGACGTCTTCGGGCGACGTCTCGCGACGGACCAGGATGACGGCCTCGCCCGACTCGGCACGCTGCTTGGCATCCTGGGCGGTGAAGGCCAGCTTGCCGACGGCCGCGCCGGGCGACGCGTTGAGGCCGCTGGTCAGCACCTTGGCCGACTTGCGGGCGGCCGGCTGGAACGCCGGGTGGAGCAGCTGATCCAGGTGGCCCGGCGTGACGAGGCGGACGGCCTGCTTCTGGTCGACCTTCTTCTCTTTGAGCAGGTCCGTCGCGATCTTCAGCGCGGCCCGGCCGGTGCGCTTTCCATTGCGCGTCTGGAGCATGTAGAAGGTGCCTTGCTCCAGCGTGAACTCGAAGTCCTGCATGTCGCGGTAGCGCTTCTCCAGACGCTCGCGGATGCTCATGAGCTCCTTGTACATGGCCGGAAGCTCCTTCTTCATGGCGGTAAGGCCCTTGGGCGTGCGGATGCCCGCGACCACGTCTTCGCCCTGGGCGTTGACGAGGTACTCGACGAGGAACTTGTTCTCGCCGCTGGACGGGTCACGCGTGAAGCCGACGCCGGTGGCGCAGTCGTCGCCCATGTTGCCGAAGACCATCGTCTGGCAGTTGACGGCCGTGCCGGCGAGGTTGCCGATGCCCTCGGCGCGTCGGTAGCTGATCGCCTTGTCGCTGTCCCAGCTCTTGAACACGGCCTCGATGGCCAATTCGAGCTGCTTCTCAGGGTTCTGCGGGAAGGCGAAGCCGGCGTGCTTCTTGAAGACCTTCTTGTACTCGCCACAGAGCTTCTTCAGGTCGTCGGCCGTCAGATCCGTGTCTTCCTCGACACCACGCGCCTTCTTCATGGCCGAGATGGCCTCTTCGAAGTAGTGGTGGTGCACGCCGACGACCACGTCGCCGTACATGTTGATGAGTCGGCGGTAGCTGTCGTAGGCGAAGCGGTCGTTCGTCTTGGCCATCGCCTCGACGATCTCGTCGGTGAGGCCGAGGTTGAGGACGGTGTCCATCATGCCCGGCATGGAGACGGCCGCGCCGGAGCGGACGCTGAGCAGCAGGGGCTTCTTGGCGTTGCCGAACTTCTTGCCGGTGGCACGTTCGGTCTTGCGGACGTTCTTGGCGACCTCGTCCATCAGGCCGGCCGGGAGCTTCTTGCCGCCGGAGTTGTACTCGGCGCAGGTCTCGGTGGTGATGGTGAACCCGGGCGGCACGGGGAAGCCGCTGGTGGTCATGTCGGCGAGGTTGGCACCCTTGCCGCCGAGGAGGAGCTTCTGGTCGCGCTTGCCTTCGGTGCCGCTGGGCCCGAAGAAGTAGACACGCTTGCCGGCGACTCGGCGTGCGGCGGTCTTGGCTTTCTTTGTCGCTTTCTTAACGATTTTCTTGGCCGTCTTGGCGGTCTTCTTTGCGGCCTTGGTGGCGCGCTTCGCGGGGGACGCGGTGCGGGGCATGTAGGTTTTGGCTGATTTATCAGAGGAAAGCGGCCGCATTGTCTCCGGGCCGCTGGGAAAAGGTGGGGACGAAATGTAGAAACGCCCCAGACTTGCGTCAATTTATCGCGTTGCGACACGCACGAGAATCGGCAACACGACCAGACACCGCAGCCCGACACTCAGCACCGTCCCGAGCACGACGCCATTGATGCCGAGGCCCAGCTTCACGAACAGCAGGCTCAACCCGACGTTGACCAGCCCGCCGACGAGCACGACGACCGCGTAGCTCTTCGCCTGTCCGACGGCGACGAGCGTCGCCCGCCCGACACCCGCCGCGCTGCCGAGGACGGTGTGAACCAACACCAGCGGCAGGATCGCCCGCGTCGCAGGCAAGTCGTCGCCAAGCCAGAGCGTGTAGACCCACGGCGACAACAGCCACGCCGGCAGGGCGATCGCCATCGCGATCCCGCCAGCCAGCAGGGACCCACGGAGATAGCCGCGCCACACGCCGGCCATGTCTCCCGCCGCCGCGAGCCGGGCGGCACTCGGCAGGGCGACAGTCGCGACGGCCGAGACGAGCACGAGGATCGCCGCGTCGATCTGCACCGCCGGGGCGTACACGGCCGGGGCAAGCGGATCGACGAGCCGGTTGAGGATGAAGTAGTCGATCGGGGCGTATAGGAAGTCCGCCGCCGACCCGAGTGTCACCAGGCCGCCGTAGGTGAGGAGCTTCTTCTGTGCAGTTCGGTCGGCGGGCGTCGCGTGTCGCCGGTTACTCCAGCCGGTGACGTGCGACGCGAATTGCAAGCGGCCAAGGTACGCAGCGAGCCCCGAGATGAAGAAGGTCCCACCGACCCAACCAAGGCCGAGGTTCATCCCGCTCGCGTAGAACAGCGGTGCGGCCAGAAGCACGATCCATAACAGGTCTGCCGCTGCCGAGAATGACTGGTCGTGGGCGACGTGCCCAAGGGCGTGCGATGCTCCGCCGACGGCATCAGCCATCAAGCGAAGAAAGAGGCCGAGCCCAAGAAAGATCACGAGGAACGCGATCCCATCGGGCACGCGGCCGGGCACAGCGTGAACTGTCGAGTACATCGTCGAGTACAAGAACAACGCAACTGAAACCGCAATTACCATCACGACGAGCAGTGAATTGGTCGTCGTTAGAAGGGATGCCGGACTCCCGCGTTGGTGGTACGGGATCCGCGTCGCGTTCAGCGGTGGCCAGTAGCGACGTCGCCCGCGGTAATCGAGGATCGGAGCTCTACGAGTTTGTGAGTCCACGTCTTCTGCAAGCCGCGGCTCTACGAGCCGCAGGTCTGGGTCGGTAGCGGGCAGATCATCGTTGCCTCCAGACCTGCGGCTCGTAGAGCCGCGGCTGACCGGATTCGGTTTCTTATCGGAGAGACTTGAATCCTCGTTGTTTGGAGCACGCTCCGCCTCGGCGACGAGCTTCGTCAACGCCGGACCGAGGCCGAAGGTCGTGTAGTTCAAGAGGCCCAGCGTCGCCCGGGTCATCGCCAGGACCGCAAACGCCGCCTCGCCGAGTTGGCGGTAGACGACCGCGGCCGCGACGGCCCAGCTGAGGACCTTCATGCCCGTCGCCGTCGACGCCGCCACGAGGTCGAGTCGCGATGACGACGCAGGCACGGCCCGAGCCTATCGGCAATCCAGCGTTTCGGCACGACCGCTCGACGAACGCCGACCGCTCATGCGCGACCAATCTCACCGCCGATAAGCAGAATGTGCCGATTCGCGGTCGCGAACGCGGTGCGCCAGCGACCTTTGCCATGCTTGCCAAGCCGAGCCCCAACGTGCTCCAGCCCGCCGTGTTGACGTGCGGCGTCTGTGGTGCCGAGGTGCCCGGCGACGCGACGCTTTGCCCGAAGTGCGTCGCCCCAATCAACGTCGCCAGCATCGGCGACCTCGCAGGCGACACCGACTTCTGCTTGACCTCGCTGCTGCAGGTCCTCGCCGAGGCCCGTCGCCAACAGCGGGCGACGGTCGGGCCGTGCGACCTGTGGGACGCCTACCTGTCCGCCTTCTGGGCGAGACCCGAGACGGCGATCATCCTGTGGGCGGAGGCCAAAGCCGCGCTGGACGCGATCCAGGCCATCGGCCGTCCATCAAGCCCGTGGCTCGAACTCGGCTGCGGTGACGGCGTTCACGCGGCGTTGCTCAACGGCTGGCGATTCGAGAGTTCATTCGACGTCTTCCACGCCACCAACGCCGGTGCTGCTGACGCCTACGCGACGTTCGACGCGACCGGATTCGCCCCGGCGATCACCGCACAAGGCCGACAGATTGCCGTCGGCGTCGACTTGAAGCCGGGTGCCGTCGAACGCGCGGCGGCGCTGGGCGTCTTCGAGCGTGTCGAGCAGGCCGACGTCACGAAGCTGCCAGTGCCTGACGTAAGCATGGGCGTCGTCTTTTCAAACATGCTCGGCCAGCTGGACGAAGACGCGATCGCGGCGACGCTCCAGGAAGTCCACCGCGTGCTTCGGCCTGGCGGCGTGCTGCTGGTGTCCGCGATGGCCGAGGGCTTTGGCGACCGGCTCTTCTTCCATCCACAAGCGGATCAGGCTGAGGCTGCGAACGACCACGCGGCAGCAAGGCGTCTGCGTCGCCTGGACCGTGGGCGGCACGCGTTCGAGACGGCACGTTCGATCGACGACTGGCGTGATCGATTCGCCAGCGCCGGCCTGTCACACGTCGAGAGTCGCCCGCTGATCGGCGAGCCGGTGCTCCAGTTCTGGGACACAGGTCTTCGGCCGTTTTTTCCGCAGTTCAAAGCCGCCCGTGATTCGCTCTGCGATGCCAAGGCGTGGGACGTGGTCAAGCCGCTGTTGCTCGCCGGTCTCGACGCGCTGCTACGCCCGCTATTGGCGGAAGCCATCGATCCTGCCGGACCGGCCGGCATGCACGTTCACGTTGTCCGCAAGCCCGAGTGACCGATGTCCGCGATCGCCGCGATGTACCACTACGTCCGCCCGGCCCGGCCCACGCCGCCCGCTGGGATTCGGCCGCTGTCGCTCGATGCATTCGAGCAGCAGCTCGACTGGCTTCAGACGCACTATCGCCCACTCGAGCCCGACGCGTTCGCGGCCGAGGTTCGTGACGGCTGGCATGAGCCGCTGCCGCCGGCGCTGCTCACGTTCGACGATGGGACACGCGATCACCTCGACGTCGCGGCACCGGTACTCGATCGGCGTGGGCTACGCGGCGTCTTCTTCGTGCTCGCCGGACCGAGCCGCGACGGCACGATGCCCCTCACGCACGCGCTGCACTGGGCGCTCGGCGACGAAGACCGACTCTGGGATGCGCTGGTCTCCACCGTCGGCGAGACGGCTCTGGGCGACCCGGCCGAGGCTCGTCGCATCTACCACTACGAACCCGATCGCCGGGCACGCATCAAGTACGCGGTTAACTTCGCCCTGGACGAAGACCGTGCCCGAGCCGTCGTCGCCGCGTGCCTCGACTCCGCGGGTGTGAACGAACGCGATCTGGCCGAAGAGTGGTTTCTCAGCGAGGCCGATGTGAAGACGCTTCGTGACCGCGGCCACGTCGTCGGCGTGCACGGTGTGAGCCATCGCGGGCTGCCAATTCTCGGTGCCGAGGCGATGTCCCGCGAGATCGCCGACTGTGCAGACTGGCTGACCGACCTGCTCGACGAGCGGCCGACATGGTTTGCATGCCCCTTCGGGGGAAGTGGCGCAAGCGATGCCGACCGACAAGGGCTTCGCGATGCCGTCGACGCAATCGGCCTTCGGATCAGCGTCGGCACCGAGAAGCAGCCCATCCATGGTCGTCGCACCGACCTCCACGACCTGCCGCGTTTCGACGCGATTGACCTGCCGCCCATCGGCGAAGCGCTGTCGCTTCGGAGCGCCGCGTGACCGAGATCCGCTACGCAACGCCCGCCGATGCTGACGCGACGCTGGCGTTCATCGCCGAGAGCGGGTTCACGCCACGCGACCGAGCGACGTGGGACGTGCTGGCGATGGGAGCGGTGCTCGCGGTGCGTAGCGGTCGAATCGTCGGGGCGATTCCATTCGAGCCGCGTCAACTCGCCATCGACACCGACGGCCGCAGCGTCAGCGTCGTCCACCAGACGTGCGTCGCCGTCGCCGAGGCCGAACGCGGCACGGGGCTCGGCTCACGCATGCAACGCTTCCTCGCCGACGCTCCGCCGGCCGGCGTCGGATTCGCGACGGTCTTTCGTGAGGAACCGACGTCGCCCGCGTACCGGTGGTACGTCCGCTCGGGATTCGAGCCGGCCGCGTCGGTCGATGCGTTCCTGCTGGACGAGCCCGTTGCGGATCAGGGGACTGCATCACCGCGTTGGTTGGATGTGGGCGATCAGGCGTTCACCGACGCCGCGCGGCGATTGGACGCGATATCGACGCCGGGTCGCGTGGCCGATCGGCCGCTTGTCAACTGGCTCCGCGTTCATCCGTACCGAGGGCGGTACAGGTTTCGAGCTGCCGTGTCCGGAGACACGGTCGCACTCGTCGGCATCGGCAAGCTGCACAGCGATACCGAACGCCTCGAACTGCTCGCGTGGCACACGCCGACGCTGGAGTCGCTTTCGAGCCTCGTCCGGTCGATCGTCACCCATGCAGCCGAGCACGGGATTCGACCGGTCCGCTGGCCGCTTGCGACGAACGACCCGGCCGCTGGCGTCGCGCGATCGCTCGGCATGCGGGTGCACTGGCAGTTCGACCTGCTTGCACGACGCCTGGCGGATGAGGCACCTTCGCTCCCGGCTCCGAATGGCGTGCGCTACGCGGGCATCGATTACATCTGACGGTTGTCGGTCGACCCGCTCACGGCGAGGTCGGCTCTTTCACAAAGGCCCACCAGATGCTGCGGTCTCGCCGGGCGGTCGTCAGCACGCGCCACGGCTCCGGCATCGTCGGCGGCGGGTCGGTCTCGGCGCGACGTTGCCGCTTCACGAAGACGTGCTGACTCGCCGGATCGAACGACGACGGCTCCGGTCGGACAATCCGGCCGCTGTAGATCAACAGGCCCGGCGGGACGAATGTCTCACCGTGCCAGACGTCGGCGTCGGGCGTCTGGGTGCGAATCACCTCGGCGATCGGCTTCAGGTCGGCCTTGGCCTCGCGGCTGTTGGCGTAGCCGGCGAGGAAGACGTTGGTCGCAAAAAGGAACAGAAACACCGTCGCCGTCACGACGCGGGCGGGAATCAGCCACTTGTGCCCGCCACCGAGTCGAAACCAGAGCAGCCAGCAGACCAGCCCGACGACGGCAAGTGAGATGCCGAGCCACACCGGAAGCCACGACGACGGGTCGTCGTACTCGTTCCGCGGCAGGACCATCGTCGCGACTGGCATGCCGACGGCGAAGGCGAGCAGCACCAGCCAGTTCAGGCCAAAGATGATGTGGCCGAGCTTCGGGTGCCGCACGACGTTCGCGGCGATCGTCCGAATCGCGACACCCGCAAGCAGTGCCGCGGGCGGGATGAGCGGCAGGAGGTAGCGGTCCTTGCGATCGCGAAACAGCGTCATCACCACGATCGGTACGACGACCATCAACGTTGCCCATAGCAGGCCGACGCGGTGCCGTCGGGCCGTCCGCATCAAACGCGGCAGCCGACGTCGCACGAGCAGCAGCCCCCCGACCAGCCCGAGCAGTGTGAAGATCGCCCACGGCCCCGTCAGCAGCGGGAAGATGAGGTAGGCCCACGGGTCGCTTGACGGGACCGTCTGGTCCGTCCGCGCCACTTCCTGCGTCCAGACGCTCCACGCACCGGGCTCTGCTCGGAGCACGTAGACGAACCACGGAACCGCGATCAGCAGGAACACCAAGAGGCTTCCAAACACCGCGACACTGACAGGTAGCTGCGACCCTGCGGGTCTCAGTCGGACTGCGGGCCGCAGCCCCGCAGCTACCTTCATGACGAGCCAAAGCACTGCGAGCGGTCCCAGGGTCATCAACAGACCGACGGGTCCCTTCGCGAGGAACGAGAACCCCAGCATCAGCCCGCACACCACGATGCCCCAGCGCCTGCCACGCAGCACCGCATGGGCCAACGCGACGTTCGCACCGACCACCGTCGTCGCCAGCACCACGTCCGTTGTCAGACGCGAGAACTGCTCGGCAAAGAAGAACGTCGATCCGCACACCGCCAACGCCAGCCAACCAGCCTCGCGATCGACGAGCACCCGGCCCAGCTCGAACGTCAGCACGAGCGTGAGCGCTCCAAGCAGCAACGCGACGCCGCGGATTTTCATCGCCGCCCATGCGAATGCGGCGTCGTCGATCGAGCCCGAGGCGAGCTGCCGGGCTTCGTCCGTCGACACGACCGCCATCGCCAGCCACGTCGTCAGCGGCGGTTTTCGGAGTCGCGGCTCGCCGGCCATCGTCGGGACGAGACGCCGCTCCCACGTGCCTTCGCGCTGCGACTCCAGCGCCGCCGCGACGACGAGTTGCTCGCTGCCCGTCGAAAACTCGACCCACCGCGTCGCGGGCCAGAGGGCAGCGCAGATCAGAAAGGCCAGAAGTACCGAGTAAAGAGTAAGGAGTAAAGAGTGCTGGAGAGGAGGCTTCTGCTGACTCATTACTCGATACTCCTTACTCGGTACTTCCTCCGCCGCCGATGTCGCGTCGGAAGTGCACGCCGTCGAAGTCGATTGCCTCTGCCGCGGCATAGGCCTTTTCGCGTGCAGCGGCCAGATCATCGCCGAGAGCCGTCACACCCAAAACGCGTCCGCCGGCGGTGACGAGGGCGTCGCGATTCTGCTTCGTTCAGGCGTGGAAGACGACCAGATCGTCCGAATCGAGCCCGCTCGTGCCGGTGATCTCCCGGCCGTTCTCGTAGCTGCCGGGATAGCCGCCGCTGGCAAGAACGACGCAGACGCTGGCCCGGTCGTCGAACGCAATGCCGCCCGATTCGACGAAGGCTGCCAACGTGCCTGTTGCCGTCGCATGCAGCGCTGAAAGCAGGTCGCCTTGCCAACGCATCATTAGCGGCTGCGTTTCGGGGTCGCCGAAGCGCACGTTGAACTCCAGCACACGTGGCCCGTCGGGCGTCAGCATCAGGCCGACGTACAGGCAGCCCCGATAGCGAATGCCGTCGCCGGCGAGCCGGTCAAGCGTCGGAATGATGACGTTCTGTTCGACCGCCGCGAGGTCGGCCGCCGAGAGCGTGGTCGACGGGCAGTACGCTCCCATGCCGCCCGTCATCGGGCCGGTGTTGCCCTCGCCGACGGGTTTGTGATCCTGGCAGGGCGGCAGGACGAAGATGTCGCCGTGGTCGACCAGAGCAAGCACGCTGCACTCG
The DNA window shown above is from Planctomycetota bacterium and carries:
- the ppdK gene encoding pyruvate, phosphate dikinase; amino-acid sequence: MPRTASPAKRATKAAKKTAKTAKKIVKKATKKAKTAARRVAGKRVYFFGPSGTEGKRDQKLLLGGKGANLADMTTSGFPVPPGFTITTETCAEYNSGGKKLPAGLMDEVAKNVRKTERATGKKFGNAKKPLLLSVRSGAAVSMPGMMDTVLNLGLTDEIVEAMAKTNDRFAYDSYRRLINMYGDVVVGVHHHYFEEAISAMKKARGVEEDTDLTADDLKKLCGEYKKVFKKHAGFAFPQNPEKQLELAIEAVFKSWDSDKAISYRRAEGIGNLAGTAVNCQTMVFGNMGDDCATGVGFTRDPSSGENKFLVEYLVNAQGEDVVAGIRTPKGLTAMKKELPAMYKELMSIRERLEKRYRDMQDFEFTLEQGTFYMLQTRNGKRTGRAALKIATDLLKEKKVDQKQAVRLVTPGHLDQLLHPAFQPAARKSAKVLTSGLNASPGAAVGKLAFTAQDAKQRAESGEAVILVRRETSPEDVDGMHAAQGILTSTGGKTSHAAVVARGWGKPCVCGAGAVEINASKETATINGKVYGPGDFLSIDGTTGDVLDGEVPTQDPEPDRNFKKLMTLADKFRKLNVRTNADTPADSKKAREFGAEGIGLCRTEHMFFEPERRGPMREMILATTTKGREKALKKLLPIQRKDFAGLFKAMKGLPVTIRLLDPPLHEFLPHVDQYKEIELIAGNTGVTPDEVRARITALHESNPMLGHRGCRLAVTYPEILRMQVRAILEAALQVGGNIVPEIMIPLAGTDKELSYLIEHLHDEAQQVFKAKKKKCKYLVGTMIEVPRAAITADQIAAQAEFFSFGTNDLTQMTFGYSRDDAGVFLREYVDKGILPEDPFQSLDQSGVGEMVRIGVEKGRAARKGLKLGICGEHGGDPSSVHFCHEVGLDYVSCSPFRVPIARLAAAHAALK
- a CDS encoding class I SAM-dependent methyltransferase, which gives rise to MLAKPSPNVLQPAVLTCGVCGAEVPGDATLCPKCVAPINVASIGDLAGDTDFCLTSLLQVLAEARRQQRATVGPCDLWDAYLSAFWARPETAIILWAEAKAALDAIQAIGRPSSPWLELGCGDGVHAALLNGWRFESSFDVFHATNAGAADAYATFDATGFAPAITAQGRQIAVGVDLKPGAVERAAALGVFERVEQADVTKLPVPDVSMGVVFSNMLGQLDEDAIAATLQEVHRVLRPGGVLLVSAMAEGFGDRLFFHPQADQAEAANDHAAARRLRRLDRGRHAFETARSIDDWRDRFASAGLSHVESRPLIGEPVLQFWDTGLRPFFPQFKAARDSLCDAKAWDVVKPLLLAGLDALLRPLLAEAIDPAGPAGMHVHVVRKPE
- a CDS encoding polysaccharide deacetylase family protein, with protein sequence MSAIAAMYHYVRPARPTPPAGIRPLSLDAFEQQLDWLQTHYRPLEPDAFAAEVRDGWHEPLPPALLTFDDGTRDHLDVAAPVLDRRGLRGVFFVLAGPSRDGTMPLTHALHWALGDEDRLWDALVSTVGETALGDPAEARRIYHYEPDRRARIKYAVNFALDEDRARAVVAACLDSAGVNERDLAEEWFLSEADVKTLRDRGHVVGVHGVSHRGLPILGAEAMSREIADCADWLTDLLDERPTWFACPFGGSGASDADRQGLRDAVDAIGLRISVGTEKQPIHGRRTDLHDLPRFDAIDLPPIGEALSLRSAA
- a CDS encoding GNAT family N-acetyltransferase, whose translation is MTEIRYATPADADATLAFIAESGFTPRDRATWDVLAMGAVLAVRSGRIVGAIPFEPRQLAIDTDGRSVSVVHQTCVAVAEAERGTGLGSRMQRFLADAPPAGVGFATVFREEPTSPAYRWYVRSGFEPAASVDAFLLDEPVADQGTASPRWLDVGDQAFTDAARRLDAISTPGRVADRPLVNWLRVHPYRGRYRFRAAVSGDTVALVGIGKLHSDTERLELLAWHTPTLESLSSLVRSIVTHAAEHGIRPVRWPLATNDPAAGVARSLGMRVHWQFDLLARRLADEAPSLPAPNGVRYAGIDYI
- a CDS encoding glycosyltransferase family 39 protein codes for the protein MSQQKPPLQHSLLLTLYSVLLAFLICAALWPATRWVEFSTGSEQLVVAAALESQREGTWERRLVPTMAGEPRLRKPPLTTWLAMAVVSTDEARQLASGSIDDAAFAWAAMKIRGVALLLGALTLVLTFELGRVLVDREAGWLALAVCGSTFFFAEQFSRLTTDVVLATTVVGANVALAHAVLRGRRWGIVVCGLMLGFSFLAKGPVGLLMTLGPLAVLWLVMKVAAGLRPAVRLRPAGSQLPVSVAVFGSLLVFLLIAVPWFVYVLRAEPGAWSVWTQEVARTDQTVPSSDPWAYLIFPLLTGPWAIFTLLGLVGGLLLVRRRLPRLMRTARRHRVGLLWATLMVVVPIVVMTLFRDRKDRYLLPLIPPAALLAGVAIRTIAANVVRHPKLGHIIFGLNWLVLLAFAVGMPVATMVLPRNEYDDPSSWLPVWLGISLAVVGLVCWLLWFRLGGGHKWLIPARVVTATVFLFLFATNVFLAGYANSREAKADLKPIAEVIRTQTPDADVWHGETFVPPGLLIYSGRIVRPEPSSFDPASQHVFVKRQRRAETDPPPTMPEPWRVLTTARRDRSIWWAFVKEPTSP